One stretch of Pedobacter riviphilus DNA includes these proteins:
- the rpsK gene encoding 30S ribosomal protein S11: protein MAKSKKVTKKRIVVIEPVGQAHINATFNNIIVTLTNNNGQTISWSSAGKMGFKGSKKNTPYAAGQAASDCGKVAFDLGLRKVEVFVKGPGSGRESAIRTLQVAGIEVTSIKDITPLPHNGCRPPKKRRV, encoded by the coding sequence ATGGCTAAAAGTAAAAAAGTAACAAAAAAACGTATCGTTGTAATTGAGCCTGTTGGTCAGGCCCACATCAATGCTACCTTCAACAACATCATCGTTACCTTAACAAACAACAACGGACAGACTATTTCATGGTCTTCTGCTGGTAAAATGGGCTTTAAAGGTTCTAAAAAGAACACGCCGTACGCAGCTGGTCAAGCAGCTTCAGATTGCGGTAAAGTTGCGTTTGATTTAGGTTTACGTAAAGTTGAAGTATTTGTAAAAGGTCCGGGTTCAGGTCGTGAGTCTGCAATCAGAACTTTGCAAGTAGCAGGTATCGAAGTAACGTCTATTAAAGATATTACTCCACTTCCTCACAACGGATGTCGTCCTCCTAAAAAGAGAAGAGTTTAA
- the rpsM gene encoding 30S ribosomal protein S13 → MARISGIDLPRNKRGEIGLTYIYGIGRTTAQRILTTAGIDLNKKVQDWSDDELSAIRTMINDEIKVEGALRSEVQLNIKRLMDIGCYRGLRHRKGLPSRGQRTKNNSRTRKGKRKTVANKKKATK, encoded by the coding sequence ATGGCAAGGATTTCAGGTATTGATTTACCAAGAAACAAAAGAGGAGAGATTGGTTTAACCTATATCTATGGTATTGGTAGAACAACTGCACAACGTATTTTAACTACTGCAGGAATCGATTTGAACAAAAAAGTACAAGACTGGTCTGATGATGAGTTATCAGCAATCCGTACAATGATTAACGATGAGATTAAAGTAGAAGGTGCTTTACGCTCAGAGGTTCAGTTAAACATCAAACGTTTAATGGATATCGGTTGTTACCGCGGTTTACGTCACAGAAAAGGTTTACCTTCTCGTGGTCAGCGTACTAAAAATAACTCACGTACTCGTAAGGGTAAGAGAAAAACAGTTGCTAACAAGAAAAAAGCTACTAAATAG
- the rpmJ gene encoding 50S ribosomal protein L36, whose product MKVRSSIKKRSADCKIIRRKGKLYVINKKNPKYKQRQG is encoded by the coding sequence ATGAAAGTTAGATCATCAATTAAAAAACGTAGCGCTGATTGTAAGATTATTCGCCGTAAAGGAAAACTTTACGTAATCAACAAGAAAAATCCTAAATACAAGCAACGTCAGGGGTAA
- the infA gene encoding translation initiation factor IF-1 — MAKQASIEQDGVIREALSNAMFRVELENGHEIIAHISGKMRMHYIKILPGDKVKLEMSPYDLTKGRITYRYK, encoded by the coding sequence ATGGCTAAACAAGCCTCAATTGAACAAGACGGAGTAATAAGAGAAGCATTATCCAATGCGATGTTCCGGGTAGAACTCGAGAACGGGCATGAGATTATTGCGCATATTTCAGGAAAGATGCGGATGCACTACATCAAAATCCTTCCTGGAGATAAAGTTAAATTGGAAATGTCTCCTTATGATTTAACAAAAGGACGCATTACTTATAGATACAAATAA
- the rplO gene encoding 50S ribosomal protein L15: MNLSNLKPAVGSTKNSKRIGRGTGSGRGGTSTRGHKGAGSRSGHKTKIGFEGGQMPLQRRVPKVGFKPINRTEYVGVNLDVLQALAEKHSLTTIDFAALQAHGLASKNDLVKILGRGEVKAKLEITAHAFSATAQKAIEAAGGSIVKL; encoded by the coding sequence ATGAATTTAAGTAATTTAAAACCTGCAGTAGGTTCTACAAAAAACAGCAAAAGAATTGGTCGTGGTACAGGTTCTGGTCGTGGCGGTACTTCAACCCGTGGTCACAAAGGTGCGGGTTCTCGTTCAGGTCACAAAACCAAAATCGGTTTTGAAGGTGGTCAAATGCCTTTACAACGTCGTGTGCCTAAAGTTGGTTTCAAGCCAATTAACCGTACAGAATATGTTGGTGTAAACTTAGATGTTTTACAAGCTTTAGCTGAAAAACACAGCTTAACAACTATCGATTTCGCTGCTTTACAAGCACATGGTTTAGCTTCTAAAAACGACTTAGTTAAAATTTTGGGTCGTGGTGAAGTTAAAGCAAAGCTAGAAATTACAGCACATGCGTTCTCTGCAACCGCACAAAAAGCTATTGAAGCTGCAGGTGGTTCTATTGTAAAATTGTAA